Within the Enoplosus armatus isolate fEnoArm2 chromosome 9, fEnoArm2.hap1, whole genome shotgun sequence genome, the region AACAGGATGGGGGGTAAAGCCTGCTTATATACTTCTTATGTTTGACAGCAAATTACTAACATCAtatgggttaaaataataactaATGGTCATACCTACACAACACTCAGGTTTTTTCATGCATGCAAGCACAGCATCAGGTCAGGAGGGAGACTCAGCCAGGCTGGAGACCAAGAGGATGAGCCCCACGAGAAGGTGTCACGTCCAGTGTCTCCAGTTCTACTATTACCATAGCGGAAGCCAGTCGGACCAGCTCAACATCTGGATCAGAGATTTCCAGGACGAGAGGGACTCTACAGGAAATCTCCGCCTCATGGGTCAAATCACTGGTGAGGAAAACAGACAGGGACATGAAATGCGCTAACTttgagctaagtgctaacatgattacaatgacaatgctaacatattGACATATTTTAGCAGGTGTAATATTTGCTGATAagattttatggcaatccatccagtagtgGACGAGACACTAAACTCAcagccacaaatgtcaacctgctggtggcactagaggaaaagtcatgggaccaccaaagtcatgaggatTGATCATCTGGGGACAataaatgtctgcacaaaatatAATGGGAACCcttccaatagttgttgagatatttcagtatgGACCAAAGTGAGAAAAATATAAGAGACAAAAACCATGAGCAGaaattggtaaaaaaaacaaaaacatttttcccccTCCAGGTCAACCGACCTTTGATTGGCAGTTTTACAAGGTTCCTCTGGATTCTTCCAAACCTTTCCAGGTTGTGTTTGAGGTGCGTAAAGGAAATGAAGACTCTTCAGGGGGCTTTTCCATTGATGACATCAACCTATCTCAAACTGAGTGTCCACATAATGTCTGGCAAATTAAGGACTTTGAGAGGCTTTTGACAAGTACTGACTACAACAGCTATCTGCTCAGCCCTCGGGTGTATTCTCCAGAAGGTTATGCTTATCAGATGATAATTGATCTGCAAGAAACGTTTTTTGGAGCGTATTTACGTTTAGTGTCAGGTGACTATGATTTAGAACTGGAATGGCCTTGCCCATGGAGGCAGATGACCTTCGTCATGCTGGACCAGAACCCACACATTCAACAACAGATGTCCAAACAGATCACTGTAACCACTGATCCATCATCCGGTGAGTCTATGAAAGAGATATCTCAAGGCTCTACTGTGACTGGTATGTTGATCTATTAATGCAACCATTTGTAATACTGTCACCACTGATAtgggttttctgtttttctgaagcTGCATTTGACAACCCTCGTGTCGTGGGAAGACATATTACAAGGAATGGAGAATCTGTATTTGTGAACCCAGCGTATGGGTTGAGCTCATTTCTCTCCCTGGAGCAAATTAGGAGTCGAGACTTCCTGAAGGGGGGCACTGCTGTCTTCCTCCTTTCAATGGCAGGTGAGCTATTTTTGTTTCATCCTAATTTTAATGAATTATTGAGTAAATCTTTGATGCTGTGGtggaaaatgtgacattataGTAGTAGCTGATATTTTATTAACATGAATGTACTTGTTGAATTACTTGTTTTCTTATCTTGGCTGttggctgaaatgttttttctttttaaaattctaTTTAAATTCATACGCATTGTCTCTAGATATCTCCAGTCTGATGTATAAAAGTTCTCTGCCTTGTCCAAAACTTCCACCAAGAAAATTTACAACCTCCCACCCAAAGAACTACAACCAAGGCCCATGTGACACAGGGTACGATCCAAAGACTTATAATAATTCAGAAATCTTCCATTAGTGAACATTTACATTCATCTTTAATGTTCAAAGTTTACATTCACTGAGTTTGTGATTCTTTAGGATGGACTCAAAAGCTAAATCACGCTAACTCAACATTGTTTCTGGGATGGCTTGTCTCAAAATGGTAAGTTTTACTTTGTTCACATTGTGGAATTGTTCTGAATTAATTTTGCCACCTTACCTTATAATATTTTTGTTAGGAAATACACATCACAAGAAGTGGAGATTCTTTCATTCCTCATTCACCAGGACCCCCGCCCTTCCTCTTCATGTTTTAAATCATCTGCTAATAAAGAGACATTTCATATcgtcagtgttttgtgtgtgtgtgt harbors:
- the LOC139290109 gene encoding meprin A subunit beta-like; the protein is WDSPVPYVLEVSLDMNAKGIILQAFEHFRLKTCIDFRPRQFEEYYLSVRKNPGCYSYVSRIIKSGQVVSIGWRCDHLGIVEHEFLHALGLYHEQSRYDRDDYITIIWKNIKDGYEGNFVKLTPSSSTTFNAPYDYLSVMHYDKKSFSKNSGNTIATKLPQYQDIIGQRMEMSPIDVYKLNRLYNCSESVSFMGNCNFSIDTCGMSYCGKSLAKGWKRMSAAPGGPFTDYTDLNRMGDSGFFMHASTASGQEGDSARLETKRMSPTRRCHVQCLQFYYYHSGSQSDQLNIWIRDFQDERDSTGNLRLMGQITGQPTFDWQFYKVPLDSSKPFQVVFEVRKGNEDSSGGFSIDDINLSQTECPHNVWQIKDFERLLTSTDYNSYLLSPRVYSPEGYAYQMIIDLQETFFGAYLRLVSGDYDLELEWPCPWRQMTFVMLDQNPHIQQQMSKQITVTTDPSSAAFDNPRVVGRHITRNGESVFVNPAYGLSSFLSLEQIRSRDFLKGGTAVFLLSMADISSLMYKSSLPCPKLPPRKFTTSHPKNYNQGPCDTGYDPKTYNNSEIFH